TCGTCATGGTGGCGCTCATTGTGGATCGGGTGCTGTAGCGCAGGCGGGGAGGAGTCGCGTCGGATCTGGTTGACACCCGTCCGGACGACGGGGGAGCCATGGCCTGTCGAGGACAGCTGGATGGACAGGTGTCGGACGAAGGGTCGGACGACGTGGAAGAAGCTGCCCTGCCTCAATTCTCTGCATGTCAGCAAGTCCAGCCACTGCGACGCCCGGCCTGCCTCACGAGCGCTGGATGACCCAAGCACGCCACAGATGGTCTCGGCCCCCCGCAAGACTGGCCAGGAGCGAATGGACAGGTCGGGCCATGTGTCAGGAAGATGATGGCCAGCTATCCATGTGGGCGAACAGGTGTCCGACCCATGGTCGGACACCTGGGCAGCTTCTGCCCGTCCCGGCGCTCCCGCCTTCCGTCGAGCCTGGACACCGGATGATCCTGGAGCCGGCGCCGGATCCTGTGTTCCACTGGCCGGACATGACCGGATGCGGGCAGCCTGCTTGATTAAGGCGCCTCGCTGTCCCTTGCGCGGCTTGACACGCCCCGTGGCGGTCAGGGCGCCGTGCGGCAGAGGCGGAAGCCCATGTTGGAGTAGAGCTGGCCCGGACTTGCCCCATAGCGGTTGTAGCTGTAGATGCCCCCTGGCTGCTCATCCCAGCCGCCGCCGCGGAAGAGGCGCGTGCTGCCCGTGGCGGGACCCACTGGATCCGTCTGCGACACGGGGGTGAACTGCCACCAGTCGTTGCACCACTCGTGGACATTGCCTGACAAGTCCAGCAGGCCCAGGGCCGAGGCGCCGTCGGGGAGGCTGCCCGCCGGCATGGTCCAGCCCACGCAGCGGTGCAGGTTGGGCAAGCCCGCGTAGTTGGCCTTCGCGCAACTGGGCGAGCTGTCGCCCCAGGGATAGCGCCGCATGTCGTTGGGATAGCGGGCGGCCAACTCCCACTCGGCGTCGGTGGGCAGGCGGTAGCCTTCGGCCAGGTAGGGGTTGTCGGGGCTGGGGATCTGGCTCCACTGGCCATTGTAGTAGGGCGGCAGGCCGTCCATCTGGCTGCGCCAGTCGCAGTAGCAGGCCGCGCCAAACCAGGACACCCACTTCACCGGATGGCCCGCCGGGTCGTAGCCGGCCGGATAGGCGTGGCCCGGCCCCCAACTGCAGGGCGTGGCGCAGCCGCCGCCCGAGATGTGGGTTCCGGCATGCAGATAGAACTGCTGGCTGTTCGCGTCGAAGCGGATCTCATGCCAGTCGGCGCCGCTCTGATTGATGCGCAGCAGGTTCTGGCCATGTTGGCGGACATGGTCCCCGACAATGGAGAGCAGGCCCTGGTCCCAAGCCCACTGGAGGGCCTCCAGGTATTGCTGATTGGTCACCGCCGTCCGCCCCAGCAGGAAATCCCGCGTGATGACCATGTCCACCCAGAATTGGGGCGTGCTGGGGTTGCCCATGGTGATCACACCAGCAGGGATCAGCAACAGATCAAGCGGGCTCCCCGCCGCGCAGCTCCGGGCCAGCACCCGGTAGTAGCCGGCCTCCCCCGCCAGCGCCAGGTCCAGCTCCGTGGCGCTGGTCGTGGTGATCCAGGTGGCCTCCTCCGGCTCGAACCTGGCCGAGCTGGAGCCGTGCAGCGCGTACTCCACGCAGGCGAGGGGCTGGCCATCCACGTCCTGGGCGACCGGGGACCACAAAAAGCGCAGCGTCCCCGCGTCCACCAGCTGGATTTGCAGATCGTCTACGGGCAGCGGCATGACGGCGGGGAGTCGAAGCGCTCCGGCCAACAGCAGGCCCAGAGGCACAAGGCGCTTCATCAGCATGGCATTTCCTTGAGTTTGGATCGCGCGCCGTCGAGTCGTGAGGGCGCGGACCAGGGGTTATGAGCCGAACAAACCCCCGGCCGCGGGGCCGGGGGCTCGAGGTTTCGGATCAACCCGCGCTTACTTGACCAACACCATCTTCTTGGTGGTGCTGACCGCGCCGGCCTGCAGCGTGTAGAAGTACACGCCCGTGCCCAGCTCGCTGGCGTCGAAGCTGACGACGTGCTCGCCACGCTCGGTCAGGCCGTTGACCAGGGTGGCCACTTCGCGGCCCGTCAGGTCATAGACCCTGAGGCTGGCCTCGCCCGTCTCGGGCAGGCTGAAGCCGATGGAGGTCGTCGGGTTGAAGGGATTCGGGTAGTTCTG
The bacterium DNA segment above includes these coding regions:
- a CDS encoding SUMF1/EgtB/PvdO family nonheme iron enzyme, with protein sequence MLMKRLVPLGLLLAGALRLPAVMPLPVDDLQIQLVDAGTLRFLWSPVAQDVDGQPLACVEYALHGSSSARFEPEEATWITTTSATELDLALAGEAGYYRVLARSCAAGSPLDLLLIPAGVITMGNPSTPQFWVDMVITRDFLLGRTAVTNQQYLEALQWAWDQGLLSIVGDHVRQHGQNLLRINQSGADWHEIRFDANSQQFYLHAGTHISGGGCATPCSWGPGHAYPAGYDPAGHPVKWVSWFGAACYCDWRSQMDGLPPYYNGQWSQIPSPDNPYLAEGYRLPTDAEWELAARYPNDMRRYPWGDSSPSCAKANYAGLPNLHRCVGWTMPAGSLPDGASALGLLDLSGNVHEWCNDWWQFTPVSQTDPVGPATGSTRLFRGGGWDEQPGGIYSYNRYGASPGQLYSNMGFRLCRTAP